GTACcgttacttatttttattttttacttttcatAAGCTAACACCGTATCGCTACCGTACCGTATCAAACAACATTAGTACCATATAATTTTTCATTTGTACAACTCTGTCAGATTCGGTGTAAAACAAACCAATACCAATCCAGTGCTCACGGTAATGTACTGCCACAACGCGtggttaaataacctagttattattaGTTATTAGTATAAACTATTCAGTCAAACTGGGCTGAAAATGCAAGAAATAGAACTTCAGGGATGAATTCCGAACCACTCTATATAGTAATACATCCTAAACATGAACCGACGGCCTATACTTACTGGAGTCCGATCCAACGGTGAATACCGATTCAACCTCTCTATATAGAAATAGCCCGAAAATATCTCATAAACCCTCGTTATCAGCTGCAAAAGCCAAAAAACCCTCGTCGTCTAGGGTTTTATTCATCCACCGACGCTCACAAACATCAGAGCACAGAGGTACTTTCTTCACTGGTTTTCACTCCTTATTGTCAAATTAATTGAGGTTTTGGTAATATGAGTTTCTGATCTGTTTACATATTTGTTCACCGTTGTTAATTGTTTGTTTACAGTTAAAGTTGTGAGTAGAggttgatgttgttgttgttgatcatATTTCAGTACTTTAGTTGAATCTATATGCTCGATTATGTCGCTCTTTTTGTTTTATTTCTGTTTGTATGTGTTTTATGTATGATattagtttttagggttttgagttattgattgttggatttgagGTTTGGGTGATTCTTTTtgcttgattgtgtttttgtttgaagaTATTATTACAAATTTAAGAAGTTATATGATGAAGATTCATGTTTTAGGGTTTTGTTGGTTATTTGATGAAATTGATTTGGATTTGTTATTTGCAATACCAAATTAAAGGATGTGATTGTATAATTAAAACTTATTAAAACTTAAAAGTGAAGATTTTTACTTTTTAAGTTGGTGGAAAATTTGAAATTAAAGGAGTGTTCCAGCTTTATCTTTTACTGCAAGTGTGTTGTTCTGTTTGCTTTCATcctttttatctttttatcttttattgCATAATACTTTTATGTTTTCTGATCTGTTAGGTTTTATTATTGAATATATGTTTGTTTATTGATCTATTTGTTTGCTGTATATTAGGTTACAAGGTACAATCATGGCTTTCTTAAGTAGAGTTGGTAGTATGCTAAGGCAGAGTGTGAGTAAGCACATCCACATCAACCATGAAATGTCAGTGGCAAGCCCATCTATGTTTCAAATGATAAGATGCATGTCAAGTGATGCGAGCTCAAAGGTCTTTGTGGGAGGTAATCTTAAATTAATTAACAGTTGAAATTCAACTTTGAATAGCGCTTTTCATGTTAGGTTCAGAAATCTGTGTTAATAgttgttatgttcatgattttttgTTGCAGGATTGGCATGGGCTACAGATGATATGAGCTTGAGAGAAGCTTTTAGCGCGTATGGGGAAGTCTATGAAGGTATGGATGTTAAAATAGTGTAGAACAGGATGCATGTAGAATTTGGATTTGTTAGACCTTTACAGTTGGGCTTTTGAACATGAATTTTAATGTTTCGTAAATAAGATTAAAAAAGTTGCTTTACACCAACTATGGGATGTAAATGGGCATTCTCATGTCGGTGCATATGATTAGATTTATTTTTATGAGTTGGTGATGAGTCGAAACATCTACGGAAGTCCTTAGATACATTGGTTAATAGCATAAGTTATTTGACGTCAATGATCTGCTTTGGGCTTTTGTGCATTTgttttatatgttctattttaaagtTTATGCCAACTTTTACAAGTACTTGCATACTTGTAAAGATTGATATGAATGGAAGTTGTTGCTCTTTCATCTTGCATTGTGGTTTTTTATTTCATAAACCTATGTCAGTACCACCTGGTTTAAAATTGAAGTTATGTTCTGTGATAAATTTCTCATAGCTTCTTTTGATATGCAACAGCACGAGTAATTGTGGATCGGGAAACCGGCAGGTCCCGAGGTTTTGGCTTTGTTACTTTTGCAGACACTGAGGCTGCTTCTGCTGCAATCCAAGCGATGGATCAAAGGGTATTTTTGCCATTTCTTACACTTTTCGGTTGCTTTATGTTAACCTTGTCCCATGAAAACTGCAGTGTTTGTATTGTCATGTACGATATATTTTTGAAGAATCAGTTAGCTTTGTTAAATATCCAAAATACCTTCATATTATTTGAGACATTAATAGGATGAATGTGTTAAAAGTACGTAATTCATGGACAAATTTTGCAGGAGTTGCATGGTAGATTGGTGAGAGTGAACTATGCAAATGAGAGACCACAAGGTGGTGGTGGTTTCCGGGGAGGTGGTGGCTATGGTGGAGGCGGTGGTTACGGTGGCGGTGGCGGTTATGGTGGCGGTggcggctatggtggtggtggttatggTGGAAACGATGGTGGAAACAGTTATCGTAGTGCTAGTGGTGGTTTTGGCGGAGAAAGCCAAAGCTTTGGTGGTGGTGACAGCTTTGGTAATGATAATGCTGATCCCGGAAACACTTTCGGTGATGCTGATGGTCAAGTAGGTGGAAGCTACAGGGACCATGATGAGCCTGATGACTTTGCAAAACGGGCTTGACCCATGAACCCGAGTTTGTTTCAACTGGACTGTTATTTGCAACTTTCTATAATCAGTTATTTTCAAGTGTTCTTTTTCTGGATGTTGAATATGCAATATGTGAAACTTTTTAATCCTTACAGTCTCAAGCGGTTAAGACTTCATCCATGCTTGTGAGACCAATTAGTGTTCTTGGATTAATAGGATAAAAGGATTGATTCATGTCTTAGCATCAACATTTTGTTAAGATCTTGCTTTTCGACACAAGTTTATGTGCCTTTTATTTAGCTTTAATGTTGCAAGTCTTACTACGCCACCTATGCAACTGTTCCTGGTCTGATCAGTACTAGTTGATGTTTGTTGGGTGAACAATGAGCCAAAGCTCAGCTCGAGCTTGCTGCAGATTAGTTAATACATCTAAAGTCTAAAAAGGgctttaagtttaaacttaaaaaTACTGGAGGCTTATCGAGCCTAAACAATCTTTCTATTCAAAGCTCAAGCCCGGGCTTGATAACTAATTGAGTTTTATTCGAGGCTCGACTCATTTTGAGCTTTTTATTAGTCCGATATGAAGCAGCTCGCAAGTGGCTTTGCTCATTTGCACTTCAAGTACTACAAACTAGAAACCTTTACAAAGCAAAAACAGTTACATGGATGGAACCATTGAAGTCTCTATTACAACTTCCTTTGCATCACAATTACATAATCCATTTGAAGAACACATTGACATTATTGACACAAGTTTAACTAGGGGTGAGCATACTTAGGGTCGGACTGAAAAAAACCGAGTACCAACCCGTTAAATGACCGAACCCGAATCGAGATTTAACATGAAGTCTACTTGTTTGGTTCCTAGAATTATCCTGGATTCGGGTTCGGGTTGGTTCCAGTTCTggtacacaaaaaaaaaaaacgacaaTAACCTACTGGACCGAAACCCATTAGAGACTGGACGTGAATTGAATATTTTACAATCTTCATTCAATTCTTGGTAGCTTTTGTGCTAAACCAAAAATGGATTGAAATTGAAACAAAATTGACCACGGAACCTTGATTGTTTTGAAATGTCATCCAGATTCCGGCCTCTACTTGTGTTCAATCGATCATCAGTGATTCAGCGTACAGATTGTTGTTCTGGGTTTCCGGGAAAAAAGATATTAAAATAAAGGTTCGGTCCTGTACCCACTGGTCCGATAGGAATCGGAACCGGGTGTTGATTTAGGGTAGTTATCCGGGCAGTATTTTATAGGGTTCTCGGTTATTTGGTCGGGTCGGGTAGTGTACTTTGCTCACCCCTAAGAATAGCCTCAACAACACGAATGCACATTAGTGGATCGTCCCAACCAAGATATTGTGACATTTCAAGCTCTATAAGTTCATCCGAACAATCAATTTCAAATTTGAACACTTTATCAAGTAACCAAATGAGGGCAATAGTAGAAGTGACGACTAAAGTATTTATGGCGTATAATATTTCAACATTTTGTGGGTCGTGTTCAAATATTCAAAAGACAACTTTTTTTCCGTTTATGCTTAAATCGATTTCAAGTAAACTGTAAAATAAGAGGGTTACGTCCTTAAAGAACTTGAAAAGACTAAAATGCGCTTGCAGTATTTTTGCGTTGAAAACAAACAACCATCCACTCGATGAACCAAATGCGTTACTGTTAAGTGAACAATGAGAATCATGTATGCACTTTCAGATTTTCAAAAAGACGATATAACCAAAATATGACATAACCAGAGAGACCATCCGTATAATCTACTCTAATTCTCATTAAAGAACTTGTGACTAGTTTCGACTTGAACAGTTGCGCAAAACCTGCATATGAACGCCAGTTAGCTCCTATGCTACAAATTCTAGCTTGAGATTAAAAGAACATGCTAATTAGTTGTGGTTCATGTAAAAAAACAATACTATCATCAACACCTATATATATTGTTTACAAACAAAATTATGACTTATTTTTAGTTTCCAAAATTTTATTTCGAAAACAAAGCCCTTTGTGCATTCAAAACTGCAGGAGACCCTTGTCTTGCTTTCTCCACTATATGTTTTATCAATAATTTCTCCATCTCATCTTCATCAAAATCCACCACATCTCCGCCAGTACCGGCACCATTTTGCGGCGTTACATCATCATCAAACTTTGCAAACTCATCACAAGCCTCGTTATAAGCATCTAAAGCATCACCAGATAGATTTAAAACAACAGGCTCATCCACACGGTTTTCATCTCCCGCATCACTGCTTGAGAAatctttccaagatttttgaTTTCGTGTTTCGATTTCTGCTTCCAATTCCCTGATTCGTTCTTCAAGTTGGGATTGAAGGACCTCATGCAACCGTAAGCTCAATTCTCGGGGAGAAACTGCATAGTTTGGTGAATGAGTTGTGATGTTGTTATCTAGCATGTCTGCCCTTAACTCACCCTGAGCTACACCTGGCTCAAAGTCCGGATCAAGCTGCAAATGACTCGTATAAATTAACAAAACCACATTGACCCAAATACTGTAACATAAAAAAAAAGTAGAGTAAAATGTcgttttcgtccttgaggtttgtccagttttgcgactttcatccaaagatttgtttttctgcatctggatccaaaaggtttgaaatcttgtcagtttcatctggctcgttaactgaCTTAACTCATCCATTTTTCTAAGTCAGTTGTATTTTCGTCTTTtctgttaacttaaagggcaatt
This is a stretch of genomic DNA from Helianthus annuus cultivar XRQ/B chromosome 16, HanXRQr2.0-SUNRISE, whole genome shotgun sequence. It encodes these proteins:
- the LOC110915083 gene encoding glycine-rich RNA-binding protein 2, mitochondrial, which translates into the protein MAFLSRVGSMLRQSVSKHIHINHEMSVASPSMFQMIRCMSSDASSKVFVGGLAWATDDMSLREAFSAYGEVYEARVIVDRETGRSRGFGFVTFADTEAASAAIQAMDQRELHGRLVRVNYANERPQGGGGFRGGGGYGGGGGYGGGGGYGGGGGYGGGGYGGNDGGNSYRSASGGFGGESQSFGGGDSFGNDNADPGNTFGDADGQVGGSYRDHDEPDDFAKRA